A stretch of the Macaca mulatta isolate MMU2019108-1 chromosome 14, T2T-MMU8v2.0, whole genome shotgun sequence genome encodes the following:
- the LOC693602 gene encoding tripartite motif-containing protein 64B-like yields MDSDSLQAFQNELICSICMNYFIDPVTIDCGHSFCKPCLCLCWEEGRAPMRCPQCRKISAKSDFNTNAALKKLASLARQTRPQNINNSHNICVLHKETKELFCEADKRLLCGPCSESPEHMAHSHSLIGWAAEECREKLIKKMNYLWKINQETQNNLNQETSKFRSLADYVSLRKVIITIQYQKMHLLLHEEEQLHLQALEREAEELFQQLQDSQVRMTQHLERMKDMYRVLWETCHMPAVELLQDVRNVSARADLAEMQKPQPVNPELTSWRITGVLDMLNNFRVDNALSTEMTPCYISLSEDVRHVIFGDDLRSAPMDPQGVESFAVWGAQAFTSGRHYWEVDVTHSSTWILGVCRDSRTADTNIVIDSDETFLLISSKRNNHYSLSTISPPLIQHVQRPLGRVGVFLDYENGSVSFFDVSKSSLIYDFPPSSFSSPLRPFFCFGCK; encoded by the exons ATGGATTCAGACAGCCTGCAAGCCTTCCAGAATGAGCTCATTTGCTCCATTTGCATGAACTACTTCATAGACCCGGTCACCATTGACTGTGGGCACAGCTTTTGCaagccctgcctctgcctctgctggGAAGAAGGCAGAGCACCAATGCGCTGCCCTCAGTGCAGAAAAATCTCAGCGAAGTCCGACTTCAACACCAATGCTGCACTCAAAAAGCTGGCTTCCCTAGCCAGACAGACCAGACCTCAGAACATCAACAACTCACACAATATCTGTGTGCTCCATAAGGAAACTAAGGAGCTCTTCTGTGAGGCTGACAAGAGATTGCTCTGTGGgccctgctctgagtcaccagagCACATGGCTCACAGCCACAGTCTAATAGGATGGGCTGCTGAGGAATGCAGG GAGaaacttataaagaaaatgaactatTTGTGGAAGATTAATCAAGAGACACAAAATAATCTAAACCAGGAAACTAGCAAATTTCGTTCGTTAGCG GACTATGTCTCATTAAGGAAGGTGATAATCACTATTCAATATCAAAAGATGCATCTACTTCTCCATGAGGAAGAGCAGCTGCATCTGCAGGCACTGGAAAGAGAAGCAGAAGAGCTTTTCCAACAACTACAAGACAGTCAAGTGAGAATGACCCAACATTTAGAAAGGATGAAAGACATGTACAGAGTGCTGTGGGAGACGTGCCACATGCCTGCCGTGGAGCTGCTCCAG gaTGTGAGAAATGTGTCGGCAAG GGCTGACTTGGCAGAGATGCAAAAGCCCCAGCCAGTGAACCCAGAGCTCACTTCATGGCGCATAACTGGAGTCCTAGACATGCTCAACAACTTCAGAG TGGATAATGCTCTGAGCACGGAAATGACTCCTTGCTATATAAGCCTTTCTGAGGATGTGAGACATGTGATATTTGGAGATGACCTTCGCAGTGCACCCATGGATCCCCAGGGAGTGGAGAGCTTTGCTGTGTGGGGAGCGCAAGCGTTCACTTCTGGCAGGCATTACTGGGAAGTGGATGTGACCCACTCCTCCACCTGGATTCTGGGAGTCTGTAGAGATTCCAGGACAGCCGATACCAATATTGTTATTGATTCTGAtgaaacatttttgttaatttcctCAAAGAGGAACAATCACTATAGTCTCTCCACCATCTCTCCACCTTTAAttcagcatgtgcaaaggcctctGGGTCGGGTTGGGGTGTTTCTGGATTATGAAAATGGATCTGTGAGTTTTTTTGATGTTTCTAAAAGTTCTCTTATCTAtgattttcctccttcctccttctcttcccctctgAGGCCTTTCTTTTGCTTTGGTTGTAAATGA